TAGATATGTAATTGCGATTTTTTTGTATAAACTAACTTTGTGTCTTGTCCATCTAGGTGCAATAGGTGGTACTCTTATCATGGTGGTTCTATTTCTTGTTATTCttcacaaagaaaaaaagaagacaaAAGATTTTTTCACAAAGAATGGTGGTCCTATATTAGAGAAGGCAAATGTcattaaacttttcaaaaaggaggaGCTCAAGCCAATTTTAAAGAATAACAACTTAATTGGAAAAGGTGGCTTTGGTGAAGTTTACAAGGGCCTTCTAGACAATAAATTAGTTGCAATCAAGAAGCCAATTAATGGTACTGTGCTAGAGAATGAACAATTTGCTAATGAAGTCATCATCCAATCTCAAGTCATCCACAAGAATATTGTTAGGCTCATTGGTTGTTGCCTCGAAGTTGACGCCCCCATGCTGGTCTACGAGTTTATATCCCAGGGTAGCCTCCACGACATTcttcacaacaacaacaacaataccaAGGAGGCTCTAAACTTGGATGCACGTTTAAGTATCATTGCACAATCAGCGGATGGTCTAGCTTATATGCACTCAAAAGCAAATATTAGAATTCTTCACGGTGATGTCAAACCAGCAAATATACTCTTGGATGATGACTTTGTACCCAAGATTTCAGACTTCGGCATATCTAGGTTGATTGTGAGAGATAAGGAACACACTGGGTCAGTCATCGGCGACCTGAATTATATGGATCCAGTATATTTGCAAGAAGGCCTACTCACCGAAAAAAGTGATGTCTACAGTTTTGGAGTTGTGATCCTTGAGGTTATTAGCAGCAGGAGGGCCCTACATTCTGAGAATAACAGCTTGGTAAAGAGCTTTGTTGAAGCCCATATGAAACATAGAAAAGCGACCGAGCTTTTCGACAAAGAAATTGCAATAACAAAAGATTTGGAGCTTCTTGACAGTCTAGCATGTATGGCCATGGAATGCCTTAGCCTTGATGTGGATCAACGACCAACCATGATGGAGGTAGCTGAACGACTACACATACTGAGTCGGTCTCGTAAGGCGCAAGATGTTTGTCAATAAGTTATCTTTGACAAATCTTAAAACAGGAGCACTGGAGAGGCCTCTTTGGTTACAAGAAAATAATTTTACCGTGTTTTGCATGGTGGCCGAATGCTCCTAGGCTGCATTTGTAACTGTGTTTCTACTGTTGTGTAACCGTATGTCAAAGCACTACATTTTTACCAAATTGGTAACCGTGTTATAAATAATACATTGTGTTTGCTTGCAGTGCGCACTTTACAGTTTATATGAAACACCTTCGCATCCTTTCCTACTCGATTTCTCTCGCTTCGAGCATTCTGCATCGATGGTAGCTCAGCTCATCGTCATCTTAAAAAGGATATAATCATATTCAAGTAGTACCGAACATACTCCTAACTCGTTGCTACTCAAATGTTCAATTGCAGACTTCCAAATGAATGACTCAAATGTTACAGAGAAAACAAATATGCCGAACATAGCCAATGTGTTTGAGCTGTCACACACATCCGCAACCATCTACACAGATCATTTTTACATTAGAACATTTATTAAAGCAACAGTGATTTGCTTACTTTTGGCCTCCCGGAAGGTCACAGATGCATTGCCAGCATACCAGCGCCACCCAAGAGGAATATTGCAGCAGGGACAATACAACCACACAACACAGTGTAGCAATTAAGACCATGCAACTTTTACTTGGCAACCAAACCAAGAAGAATATTGCAATAGGGCCATCTTCATGAGCTTGCTATGGTCACTTGCAGCTGTCCTGATGACCGTCATCGTGAGTGCTGGCATTGCTTGATTTGAAAGCATGGTTCAGCAATGGCGGCTCACTAGCCCCCTGGAGCAGCTGGCAAGGCGTAGGTGGTGGCGCTGAGATTGAATGCTAGGGCTCTCACCCGAGCACTATCCTCGACCTCACgttcctaagggcatctccagccgttggccccccaggaggggcaaaaaatcgccccctgggggcgcaccggcgctaaaccgcgcactgggggcgtgatgccccccagtcgcggcgcccacgggTCGAGTAAAAATGGCAAACACGGCGCAAAATgactcaaatttaacgcaaacacGGCGAGTTCGtccaaacttaaacatattttacaaaaaaaaattgCCGCGGGCTActcccgccgtctccctcgccgcccacctcgccgcccgcccacgcggttctacatgccgaggaggctgtagaaccgtgTGTAGttgccgtcgtcatcgtcgtcgtcgtcttcgtcgtcgtcgccgccgcccccgtcaaagcctccgccgtccctgctgcacccctcccccggttggcgcggcagcGGGTTGGAaggtccgggggcgtcgtcgtcgtcgctgtcgaggatgacaacgccgtgctcgtcctgacgcccacgcttgcgggccgcgatctcctccagggcccggcactGCAGGACCGTCTCGttgcggaggtagtcgtcccgcgcccactgcagggcgtcctcgtcggagtagccgcgccgggctatctcctcgtactccgcggggaggacGGGCTCCGGCTTCGGCTCGACGAGGACGAAACGGCCGGTGGGTGGCGACGTGTTGGCGCCGAtacggacgccggagctgcgggtgcgcgcggcCACCGGCGTGTcctcgggctccggcttgacggggcagaggcagggcgagccgccggacgaagaggaggaccccccggtctccaagcgcctcggggtccaggagctttCCCGGCGGCGTGAAAAGGAAGGGGGAGCGGGGTagtcgaggcgcggcgtgttgccgccctcgatgtactcgaggacggcctccaacgtgcgccctGGCACGCCCCACCATCGATGCCGGCCGGCGGAGTTttgcctgccggagggcacgacgcctttggtggcctcgagctgctcggcgtgccggtggcggaagtacggctcccacagcgggctgtcggggacgtaccgcggcccctccctcgccgcacgcggcaggttcgagcggatgcgcgcgatctccgcacgccgcgcagCGCCGGTGGGTATCGGGGCCACCGGTACGCCGCctgcgctgatcctccacgccccgggcacccacatgtccggcgggaccgggtactcggcctcataaaggaggcgagcctcgtcttcatggagatggcggcggccgaagccgttcgccgccgcgccgtcgcctgggaagcgctcggccattggTTTTGAGCTGGAGACGGCgaaaggaggagaggagagggaggaacgacaGCGGCGGGGAAGTGTGAGACGGCCGAGTGTGCCGGGGAGTGGCAtatataggccgaggcgccgcCCACACGCGTGGCACCGtgcgtacgcgtggcgggcgaggcgagggcgagggacgcgcatcatccggccttcactgcgccgcccgtgaagcatcaatggcgcaggctgaccggcgcggcagcgcggcagctttggcattgattcgccgcgggaaacgaggcgatgaggacgacgaagggccgaGAAGTAATCCGTGTCGCTGACGCATCGGGCCCGCGGTTTCTTCGCGCCAAAAAAGTttgcccggcgcccccgagcgccccccccagcgcgccgggttcgggctgggtccgccggcgctgttttcggcccaagccggcgaaaatcgggctcctgggggcacgactgggccgttttttcggcgccggcgcgaaaaaaatccctggggaggccttcttgggggcgcggctgaagatgccCTAAGGATGCTGCATGTCCCAAAAGAGAAACTGGTTCCACGGGGAGATTCCAGCGAGCATTCACGCTTCTTGTCCAACACCTGCAGACAGTCCATACGACTCCTTGTCCAACACACTCTGAACCTGACGTCCAAAAGAGAAACATGGAGTATTATATTTTCAAATGGTAGAATGGGCAATGGGCACTTATTACGCAACTAGTCAATTAATaaaaatggttgtatgcatcacagatgcagaggccgggagtttaacctcctttaaaaaaaattaaaaaaattacacAACTAGTCAATGTTGTGGTGTTATTTGTGGAAAATGTTCCCACAGTCCAAGAATTGATATCTTAATTCTTCTTAATAAGAAACTATTTGTGGAATTACAAAATACTTAGTGCGAAATGTGCACATATTACGCAGCCAGTCAAAGTTGGTATATAGCCACTTAGTGTGTGCGCCCATGACAGAAAGCGTGCAAAAAGTCAAGACACCAACTAATAAGAGAAAAAGGATCCCACCAAGCAATAATACTCCATTGTTAACGTGTCTAAAGGTTCTGCCAGTGAGTGGGTTACAGCAAGCCCATTTCGGTGGTCGCTGCAAATTCAGTTTCCCTACAGAAATAATGGAAGTGCTCAAAAGTAGTCAAAGATGACAAAAGTATAAATCATGACTTGGAAGCCACAAGCTTGGCGGGCAAACCCCGGCTAACTTCGGCGAGACGCTCACGTCCCTGGCAGTGATGTCGCTAAGCAACAATAGCTTCACAGGACCCATCCCGGCATCACTTGCCAATCATTCCTATCTACAAAACCTTAGTCTCGCCCATGACCAACTTGTGGGCTCAATCGGTCAATCCCCTCAGGTCTCGGAAGCATCCAGGGCATGCAAGATTTCAATCTCTTCGACAATATCTTGACTGGTATGCTCCCAGCCTCTCTATAGAACTGGCCATCGATGGAGTTCTTTGTTGTAGGGTTAAATATGTTGTATGGAAGCATTCCGAATGATATCGGAAGCAAGTTCCTCAAGTTTGAAGCTCTTAACTTGGACAGTAATCACTTCACACGAACCATCCCTTCTTCAATATCCAACATATCTTTCCTCAATTATCTTGACCTCGGCAACAATAGATTTAGTGGGTACATTCCTCCCACATTGGGGAAGCTGGGAGCCCTCCAAATTGTGGACTTGGCTTACAGTAATCTTGAAACAAATGAAAACAAGGGGTGGGAATTCATCACTCTTTTGGCAAACTGCACCCAATTGCGGCGATTACAACTAGGGGGCGACTCTTTTGGAGGAAAATTACCTGCATCAGTGGTCAACCTCTCGAGAACTCCCCAGTACTTATTCATAGCAGACAATAGAGTCTATGGGAGTATTCCTGTCGCTTGTTAGTTTGCTTTTAGTTTGAGGTTTAACAAATAAAACGGCGAGAGCATGAGCTTGTTCATGCCTTGACCGAATCTGTCGTAGCAGCTAGGTAGTGTAGGCGACCATGCGCGCTTGGTGGGATGGCACGAACCAAAAACGCCCGTGGTGGCATCGTGGGCGTGGCGAGTGGCTGTGGGATGGCGCGGCCGAATAGCTCGGGCACGACCCCTTCTCTCGTAGATTCAAATTTTGTTTTGCTGTTAATAAAAGGAAATGACTGAAAACGCTGCAAGTTTAACGCAGCACAAGACTCTCTCGAGTCTCTCTCTGAAGTTTCTGACTAacattggcatcagagcctcgtTTGAAGGATCCGGCAAGTCCGCCATGACCGGCGGCGAGAAGACTAGAGAGAACAGGGACAAGGCgcaaggaggagctgcgtcaagatCCCCGGCGCGCACGCCATCGTGCGCGCCCTCACCTCCACCAGAGCGCGGACGAAGCCTGGTGCGCAGAGGCGGCAACGAGATTGTTGTCCACGAGCACGTGATCCGGGAGAGCCACGGCGGCGGCAACATCATCTACCCCACGCTCACGTCCACGAACTACATCGAGTGGGCGTTGGTTATGAAGATGAACCTACGCACTgtgaggccgtctccggcatgGGTGAGCCGGGTGACCGCAAGGACATGGCGGCGCTGCTTCGTGCGGTGCCACCAGAGATGGTGCCAGTCCTAGCCGTGCATGCGAGGCGACGGCACAACGGCTGTGCAAGGAGTTCGAGCAGATCGCGTTCAAGGACGGCGAAACGCTCGACGCATTAGGCATGCGCATCACCAACCTCGCCAACACCCTGCGATCTCTTGGGGACGTGATAGACGAGGTAAAGATAGTTCAGAAGTTTCTTCGTGAAGTGCCATCGCAGTACACCCAGATCGCCTATTCGATAAAGACGCTCCTTGACCTCAACAGCATGTTCGTCGAGGAGCTGATCGGCCGGCTGCGGTCGACCGCGGAGAGGTGCGCGATCGGGACCACTGATGGGACCGGCTCCCAGTTGCTGTTCATGGAGGAGCAGTGGCTGGCACGAGCGAAGAAGAAGGAGCAGGGACAAGGATCCGGCTCCAACGGCGGCGGTGGCAAGGGGAACGACCGCGGCAAGCAGGGAGCCATGCCAACCATGGGCGCGGCTCCAACGGCGGCAACAGCAAGCGCGACATGTCTGGGATCAAGTGTTACAGTTGCAACAAATATGCAGGACAGATATCCCAGGACTGCCCTGACCCTCGTCGCGAACGCAAGCAGAAGGAGCATCACGTGCACCTGGCCGCAGCTGAGGAGGAACAGCCCGCGGTGCATCTGGCACGAGTGTGCAACCTCAGCAACGACGACGGGCCGGTGCTTATGATGGCCACCATCGCCAGCACCAGCACGCAGGCGGGCACGTGCGTCGACCTCGTGGAAGAGTGTCTTCCTCACCTCCGCCGGCCACGACGACGACACCTGGTTTCTGGACACGGACGCTAGCAACCACATGACCGGGCGGCGCGATGCATCGGGGGCACGGTGAAATTCGGCGATGGATCCGTCGTGGAGATCAAGGGGAGGGGACGATCCTGTTCCCCTGCCGCAACAGTGACCATCGTGCGCTCACTGACGCATACTACATCCCTTGCATGTGCAGCAACATTATCAGCCTGGGGCAGCTCGACGAGAACGGCTGCCACATCGACATCTGCCACGGCTTTCTGAAGGTGTTCGACCGACAACAACGGCTGCTCGCAAGGCTGCCACGGGAGCGCAACCGGATGTACGTTGTCGCTCACAACATCGCGAAGCCAGCGTGCCTGGCCGCGGTGCACACGGACGACTCCTGGTGGTGGCACGCACACTACGACCTCTGAACTTTGACGCGCTCAGGAAACTTGGGCGTCTGGGCATGGTGCATGGGCTTCCCTGCATCGAGCACGTCGAGCTGCTCCGATGGGTGTTTGGTCGGGAAGCAGCGTCGCGCGTCATTCTTGCTGCAAGCAAAACGGCAGGCAGAGGGATTGCTTGACCTGGTGTGCGGTGACCTCTGTGGTCCCATATCGCCGGCGACACCCGCGGGAAAGCGTTATTTCCTATTGCTGGTGGACGACAAGAGCCGGTATATGTGGGTCACGCTACTGCAGTCCAAGAATCAggcagaaggaaatatgccctagagtcaataataaagttgttatttatatatttccttatatcatgataaatgtttattattcatgccagaattgtattaaccggaaacttagtacatgcgtgaatacatagacaaacaaagtgtcactagtatgcctctatttgactagctcgttaatcaaatatggttaagttacctagccatagacatgtgttgtcatttgatgaacgggatcacatcattagagaataatatgattgacttgacccattttgttaggttagtacctgatcgtttagtatgttgctattgctttcttcatgacttatacatgttcctatgactatgagattatgcaactcccgaataccggaggaacactttgtgtgctaccaaacgtcacaacgtaactgggtgattataaaggtgctctacaggtgtctccgatggtgtttgttgagttggcatagatcgagattaggatttgtcactacgattgtcgtagaggtatctctgggccctctcggtaatgcacatcactataacccttgcaagcaatgtgactaatgagttatttacaggatgatgcattacggaatgagtaaagagacttgccggtaacgagattgaactaggtattgagataccgacaatcgaatctcgggcaagtaacataccgatgacaaagggaacaacgtatgttgttatgcggtttgaccgataaagatcttcgtagaatatgtgggagccaatatgagcatccaggtttcgctattggttatttgccggagacatgtctcgttcatgtctacatagttctcgaacccatagggtccgcacgcttaaatttcggtcacgatcggtattacgagtttatgtgttttgatgtatcgaaggtagttcgggtcccgaatatgatcatggacatgacgaggagtctcgaaatggtcgatacataaagatcgatatattggacgactatatttggacgtcgaaatggttccgggtgagttcgggcatataccggagtaccgggaaccGGAACCCaacgggaggtatatgggccttattggccatagtgggagagaggagaagggaacaaaggagggggctcccccccccccaagcccaatccaaattgggaggggggccgccccccccctttccttactccttcctcctccttccttctctcctaatccaactagggaaggggggtaatcctactcccggtgggaggaggactccccttggcgcgcacctaggaggccggcctcctccccctactccactcctttatatacggtggaaGGGGGCagcccatagagacacaagttgatcattgatctcttagccgtgtgcggagccccgctccaccataatccacctcggtcatattgttgcagtgcttaggcgaagccttgtgccGGTAGCCTCGTCAtaacaccgtcatgctgacgaagctctccctcgacactctgatggatcatgagttcgtgggacgtcaccgagccgaacatgtgcagatcgcggaggttctgtactttcggtactaggatcgttcggatcgtgaagacgtacgactagatcaactgcattgtcataacgcttccgcttacggtctacgagcgtatgtggacaacactctcccgctcgttgctatgcatcaccatgatcttgcgtgtgcataggaaaattttgaaattaccgcatttcccaatagtggcatccgagccaggtttatgcgtagatgttatatgcacgagtagaacacaagtgagttgtgggcaataatagtcatactgcttaccagcatgtcatactttgattcggcggtattgttggatgaagcagcccggaccgacattacgcatacgcttacgcgagactggctctatcgacgtgcttcgcacacagaggctggcgggtgtcagtttctccaactttagttgaatcgagt
Above is a window of Triticum aestivum cultivar Chinese Spring chromosome 6B, IWGSC CS RefSeq v2.1, whole genome shotgun sequence DNA encoding:
- the LOC123135344 gene encoding wall-associated receptor kinase 5 → MIGTSRRRGTGQGCCEATLPLNTHFNNFGLQLKHEIPNSSSTRQTNSSCSYGMLVERSWYNFSTLDMYGNMTLLKRFPRGVPLVLDFDAGNTSCPSEWTPPPPDYACVSGNSSCANTTNSRTAGYICKCWDNYDGNPYVPNGCQDIDECKHPEVYPCSSGGICKNTLGGYDCPCKFGMKGHGKTGTCKSVFTPAAKATVGAIGGTLIMVVLFLVILHKEKKKTKDFFTKNGGPILEKANVIKLFKKEELKPILKNNNLIGKGGFGEVYKGLLDNKLVAIKKPINGTVLENEQFANEVIIQSQVIHKNIVRLIGCCLEVDAPMLVYEFISQGSLHDILHNNNNNTKEALNLDARLSIIAQSADGLAYMHSKANIRILHGDVKPANILLDDDFVPKISDFGISRLIVRDKEHTGSVIGDLNYMDPVYLQEGLLTEKSDVYSFGVVILEVISSRRALHSENNSLVKSFVEAHMKHRKATELFDKEIAITKDLELLDSLACMAMECLSLDVDQRPTMMEVAERLHILSRSRKAQDVCQ